Proteins encoded together in one Xyrauchen texanus isolate HMW12.3.18 chromosome 50, RBS_HiC_50CHRs, whole genome shotgun sequence window:
- the LOC127641112 gene encoding uncharacterized protein LOC127641112 isoform X1 produces the protein MKIIQLQLYLFICCQDETDQLTDLGQNVTINCDLDEGVIYWLLLKLPDPPVVILRTLSNTFLCLNKTCRHKYSVQSHLHLFINNVTIDDLGVYYCMKKDSVPPEFSNGTRLKFIESTTEIILVSCTQQNLTEVKDIHQNLTLIFALLTGVLLIVLTVFVGGKKRSGEQSHLHNTNRQQTQVIDYRQLQFTEVNFSQIHKKY, from the exons TGAAACAGATCAACTGACAGATTTGGGACAGAATGTGACTATAAACTGTGATCTTGATGAAGGAGTGATTTATTGGTTATTACTGAAACTTCCAGATCCTCCAGTGGTGATATTACGCActttgtcaaatacatttttatgcttAAATAAAACATGCAGACACAAATATTCAGTGCAATCTCACCTTCATCTGTTTATAAATAATGTCACCATTGATGATTTGGGAGTTTATTACTGTATGAAGAAAGATTCAGTACCTCCAGAATTCAGCAATGGCACCAGACTCAAATTCATTG AATCAACAACAGAGATCATATTAGTGTCGTGTACTCAACAGAATCTGACAGAAGTGAAAGACATTCATCAGAATCTAACCCTCATATTTGCTCTGTTAACTGGTGTTCTGCTCATTGTGCTCACAG TTTTTGTTGGTGGAAAGAAAAGATCTGGagaacaatcacatcttcataatACCAATCGACAACAGACACAAGTCATAGATTACAGGCAATTACAG TTTACTGAGGTGAACTTTTCTcagatacataaaaaatattga